The following are from one region of the Candidatus Woesearchaeota archaeon genome:
- the rsmI gene encoding 16S rRNA (cytidine(1402)-2'-O)-methyltransferase, protein MPLYLVSTPIGNLQDITLRAMRILQECDLILAEDTRRTGILFKALHLQRKAQFVAYHEHSEKQKIPWILEQLHQGKEICLVSDNGTPCISDPGFLLVRACTEAGIKVIPLPGPSAALSALVCSGFPVDAFLFLGFLPKKEKAKQELFKHLSPEHTVVFYESPYRLKKTLALIAAIIPDRKLCVAREMTKKFEEFIRGTATEVFTQMKEKEIKGEIVLVVSKI, encoded by the coding sequence ATGCCATTATACCTTGTTTCTACACCGATTGGTAATCTCCAGGATATCACGCTGAGAGCAATGCGTATCCTTCAGGAATGTGACCTTATTCTTGCAGAAGATACACGACGTACAGGAATATTGTTCAAGGCTCTCCATCTTCAACGAAAAGCCCAGTTTGTTGCTTACCATGAACATAGCGAAAAGCAGAAAATACCTTGGATTCTCGAGCAACTTCACCAAGGTAAAGAAATTTGTTTGGTCAGTGATAACGGAACTCCTTGTATCAGTGATCCAGGATTTTTACTGGTTCGTGCCTGCACTGAAGCAGGAATCAAGGTAATTCCTTTGCCTGGCCCAAGTGCTGCTCTTTCTGCGCTTGTTTGCTCTGGTTTTCCAGTGGATGCATTTTTGTTTTTAGGATTTCTGCCAAAAAAAGAAAAGGCAAAGCAGGAGTTATTTAAGCACCTCTCTCCTGAGCATACCGTTGTTTTTTATGAAAGTCCGTATCGACTGAAAAAAACCCTTGCTCTGATTGCAGCAATCATACCTGACCGAAAGCTTTGTGTTGCACGAGAGATGACGAAGAAATTCGAAGAATTTATACGAGGAACTGCAACAGAAGTCTTTACTCAAATGAAAGAAAAAGAAATAAAAGGAGAGATCGTGTTGGTTGTTTCTAAAATATAA